From a region of the Triticum aestivum cultivar Chinese Spring chromosome 7D, IWGSC CS RefSeq v2.1, whole genome shotgun sequence genome:
- the LOC123168375 gene encoding dormancy-associated protein 2, whose amino-acid sequence MAVKCILLFGVVLASFLLLCQDGADARELTETKPKESEEKNMKPGYGNNGGGYGNNGGYGNNGGGYGNNGGYGNNGGGYGNNGGGYQHGGGYGNNGGGYQHGGGYGNNGGGYGGGSGNNGGGYGGGSGNPGYGGGYGNPGYGGGNNGGYGNGGSDPGRGGGYGNPGYGGGNNGGYGSGSGGGYGSGGGSGGGGGYGGGSGGGGGYP is encoded by the exons ATGGCTGTCAAGTGTATACTTCTGTTTGGTGTCGTACTAGCGTCTTTCCTGCTTCTCTGCCAGGATGGAGCAGATGCTAGAGAGCTCACCGAAACTAAACCTAaag AATCCGAGGAGAAGAATATGAAACCTGGGTATGGAAACAATGGGGGAGGATATGGAAACAACGGAGGATACGGAAACAATGGCGGAGGGTATGGAAACAACGGAGGATATGGAAACAATGGCGGAGGATATGGAAACAACGGTGGTGGGTACCAGCATGGTGGAGGGTACGGAAACAACGGTGGTGGGTACCAACATGGTGGAGGATACGGAAACAATGGTGGTGGGTATGGTGGAGGATCTGGAAACAATGGTGGTGGTTATGGTGGAGGGTCTGGAAATCCTGGATATGGCGGTGGCTATGGCAATCCTGGCTATGGTGGCGGCAACAACGGTGGATATGGTAATGGTGGTAGTGACCCAGGACGTGGTGGTGGGTACGGCAATCCTGGCTACGGTGGTGGCAACAACGGTGGGTATGGCAGTGGCTCTGGTGGAGGGTATGGCTCTGGTGGCGGGTCTGGCGGGGGTGGAGGTTACGGTGGAGGCTCTGGCGGTGGTGGTGGCTATCCTTGA